Proteins from one Mercurialis annua linkage group LG7, ddMerAnnu1.2, whole genome shotgun sequence genomic window:
- the LOC126657697 gene encoding uncharacterized protein LOC126657697 isoform X1, producing the protein MEDARIYDEQASIASIGFPINESEKEATSTITIGYEDTSSYTFSNSLSISTGVTTTIGTGIPRIAEGEITVSTEVTTSFEWNRTTEETRKAEAAYKVVVPPKSRARVHFISTRGTCSVPFSYTQRDRSSTNGNFITTNHIDGIYTGINYYSFHFEKHAIEPL; encoded by the coding sequence ATGGAAGACGCCCGAATCTACGACGAGCAAGCTTCAATAGCAAGCATTGGTTTTCCTATTAATGAATCCGAAAAAGAAGCTACTTCAACTATTACAATCGGTTATGAAGATACATCGTCGTATACGTTTAGCAATAGTTTATCGATATCGACTGGAGTAACAACCACCATCGGAACTGGGATCCCACGCATTGCTGAAGGAGAGATTACAGTTTCTACCGAGGTAACTACATCATTTGAGTGGAACAGAACGACGGAGGAAACCCGAAAAGCAGAAGCGGCGTATAAAGTTGTTGTGCCGCCTAAAAGCCGGGCCAGGGTTCATTTTATATCAACAAGAGGGACTTGTAGCGTTCCTTTCTCTTACACTCAGCGAGACAGGAGCTCTACTAATGGAAACTTCATAACTACTAACCATATTGATGGTATTTACACTGGTATCAATTATTACAGCTTCCACTTCGAGAAACATGCAATAGAGCCTCTTTAA
- the LOC126657697 gene encoding uncharacterized protein LOC126657697 isoform X2, translating into MTFTFVDWDTLCGLSRHVAFKGFNDMYLQHVVGMMNRNNFNQFSSEDPNNERPGYEIILLHPDGHIRVRSDFVGQFGDEFRIGYGQIQQITVAQTLTLCFGRLKLVTTPLLFTMQVIIDSPVFLQPKETPIVSMLQ; encoded by the exons ATGACTTTCACTTTTGTTGATTGGGATACATTATGTGGACTGTCTAGACATGTAGCATTCAAAGGCTTCAATGACATGTATCTTCAACATGTGGTGGGCATGATGAATAGAAACAACTTCAATCAATTCTCATCCGAGGATCCTAACAACGAGAGACCGGGCTATGAGATCATACTGCTCCATCCCGATGGACATATTCGTGTGAGGTCTGATTTTGTGGGTCAATTTGGAGACGAATTCCGAATTGGATATGGTCAGATTCAACAGATAACAGTGGCACAGACATTAACACTTTGTTTTGGCCGGTTAAAGTTAGTGACAACGCCATTGCTCTTCACAATGCAG GTAATAATAGATTCTCCAGTCTTCTTACAGCCGAAGGAAACCCCAATTGTCTCAATGCTGCAGTGA